The Pseudomonas allokribbensis genome has a window encoding:
- the aat gene encoding leucyl/phenylalanyl-tRNA--protein transferase, with amino-acid sequence MLTWLQRNSLTFPPLEKAMRDPNGLLAAGGDLSADRLIQAYRHGCFPWFSEGQPILWWSPDPRTVLFPDELHVSRSLGKLLRQQRYQVTFDQDFEAVIRACAAPRDYADGTWITQAMQDAYVELHQRGFAHSVEVWEQGELVGGLYGLAMGQLFFGESMFSRADNASKYGFATLVRHLKDSGFVLIDCQMPTDHLHSLGARAISRPAFAEYLARHLDQPNLATWVC; translated from the coding sequence ATGCTGACTTGGTTACAACGCAATTCACTGACTTTCCCGCCACTGGAAAAGGCCATGCGCGATCCCAACGGATTGCTGGCGGCCGGCGGCGACCTGTCCGCCGATCGTTTGATCCAGGCCTATCGCCATGGCTGCTTTCCGTGGTTCTCCGAAGGCCAGCCCATCCTCTGGTGGTCGCCGGATCCGCGCACCGTGTTGTTTCCCGACGAACTGCATGTCTCGCGCAGCCTCGGCAAACTGCTGCGCCAGCAACGCTATCAAGTGACTTTCGATCAGGATTTCGAGGCGGTCATTCGTGCCTGCGCCGCACCACGGGATTACGCCGATGGCACCTGGATCACCCAGGCCATGCAAGACGCCTATGTCGAACTGCACCAGCGCGGCTTCGCCCATTCGGTGGAAGTGTGGGAACAGGGCGAACTGGTCGGCGGACTCTACGGCCTGGCGATGGGGCAATTGTTTTTTGGCGAGTCGATGTTCAGTCGCGCCGACAACGCCTCCAAGTACGGCTTCGCCACGCTGGTGCGACACCTCAAAGACTCGGGTTTCGTGCTGATCGACTGCCAGATGCCTACCGATCATCTGCACAGCCTCGGTGCCCGGGCGATCTCCCGCCCCGCATTTGCCGAATATCTGGCCCGGCACCTCGATCAACCCAACCTTGCCACCTGGGTTTGCTGA
- a CDS encoding arginyltransferase, with the protein MTELARLKFYATQPHSCSYLPEEQATTLFLDPSQPMDVHVYADLSEMGFRRSGDHLYRPHCQNCNACVPARIPVAQFNPNRQQKRIFKRNADLQVRPVKPGFSEEYFDLYQRYIEQRHADGDMYPPSRDQFSTFLVRDLPFSRFYEFRLDGRLLAVAVTDLLPNGLSAVYTFYEPEEERRSLGRYAILWQIGEAQRLGLEAVYLGYWIKNCKKMNYKTQYRPIELLINQRWVILN; encoded by the coding sequence ATGACCGAGTTGGCGCGGTTGAAGTTTTATGCCACTCAGCCTCACTCTTGCAGTTATCTGCCCGAGGAGCAGGCCACGACCCTGTTTCTCGACCCGAGCCAGCCCATGGATGTGCATGTCTACGCAGACCTGTCGGAAATGGGCTTTCGTCGCAGCGGCGATCACCTGTACCGCCCGCATTGCCAGAACTGCAATGCCTGCGTGCCTGCGCGCATCCCGGTGGCGCAGTTCAACCCCAATCGGCAGCAAAAGCGCATTTTCAAACGCAACGCCGACTTGCAGGTGCGCCCGGTCAAGCCTGGTTTCAGCGAAGAATATTTCGATCTTTATCAGCGTTACATCGAACAGCGCCATGCCGACGGCGATATGTACCCGCCGAGCCGTGATCAATTCTCGACTTTTCTGGTTCGCGACCTGCCCTTCTCACGCTTCTACGAGTTCCGGCTCGACGGACGGTTGCTGGCGGTCGCCGTCACCGATCTGCTGCCTAACGGTCTGTCGGCGGTCTACACCTTTTACGAACCAGAGGAAGAGCGCCGCAGCCTCGGGCGCTACGCCATTCTCTGGCAGATCGGCGAGGCCCAGCGACTGGGGCTCGAAGCGGTGTACCTGGGTTACTGGATCAAAAACTGCAAAAAGATGAACTACAAGACCCAATATCGACCGATCGAACTGCTGATTAATCAGCGCTGGGTCATCCTGAACTGA
- the infA gene encoding translation initiation factor IF-1 — MSKEDSFEMEGTVVDTLPNTMFRVELENGHVVTAHISGKMRKNYIRILTGDKVRVELTPYDLSKGRITYRAR; from the coding sequence ATGTCGAAAGAAGACAGCTTCGAAATGGAAGGCACTGTCGTCGACACCCTGCCCAACACCATGTTTCGTGTGGAGTTGGAAAATGGGCACGTCGTAACCGCGCATATCTCCGGCAAGATGCGCAAGAACTACATTCGTATTCTTACCGGTGACAAAGTGCGCGTCGAGCTGACGCCCTATGACTTGAGCAAAGGGCGTATTACTTACCGCGCTCGCTAA
- the clpA gene encoding ATP-dependent Clp protease ATP-binding subunit ClpA, whose translation MLNRELEVTLNLAFKEARSKRHEFMTVEHLLLALLDNEAAATVLRACGANLDKLKHDLQEFIDSTTPLIPVHDEDRETQPTLGFQRVLQRAVFHVQSSGKREVTGANVLVAIFSEQESQAVFLLKQQSVARIDVVNYIAHGISKVPGHGDHSEGEQDMQDDEGGESSSSGNPLDAYASNLNELARQGRIDPLVGRETEVERVAQILARRRKNNPLLVGEAGVGKTAIAEGLAKRIVDNQVPDLLANSVVYSLDLGALLAGTKYRGDFEKRFKALLNELKKRPQAILFIDEIHTIIGAGAASGGVMDASNLLKPLLSSGDIRCIGSTTFQEFRGIFEKDRALARRFQKVDVVEPSVEDTIGILRGLKGRFEQHHNIEYSDESLRAAAELASRYINDRHMPDKAIDVIDEAGAYQRLQPVEKRVKRIEVPQVEDIVAKIARIPPKHVTSSDKELLRNLERDLKLTVFGQDAAIDSLSTAIKLSRAGLKSPDKPVGSFLFAGPTGVGKTEAARQLAKALGIELVRFDMSEYMERHTVSRLIGAPPGYVGFDQGGLLTEAITKQPHCVLLLDEIEKAHPEVFNLLLQVMDHGTLTDNNGRKADFRNVIVIMTTNAGAETAARASIGFTHQDHSSDAMEVIKKSFTPEFRNRLDTIIQFGRLSHEVIKSVVDKFLTELQAQLEDKRVLLEVTDAARSWLAAGGYDSAMGARPMARLIQDKIKRPLAEEILFGELAEHGGVVHIDIKDGELTFDFETTAEMA comes from the coding sequence ATGTTAAACCGCGAGCTCGAAGTCACCCTCAATCTTGCCTTCAAGGAGGCACGTTCGAAGCGTCATGAGTTCATGACCGTCGAACACCTGCTGCTGGCCCTATTGGACAATGAGGCTGCCGCCACCGTATTGCGTGCCTGCGGCGCAAACCTCGACAAACTCAAGCACGACCTGCAGGAGTTCATCGACTCCACCACGCCGCTGATCCCCGTCCATGACGAAGATCGCGAAACCCAGCCAACCCTGGGCTTCCAGCGTGTGCTGCAACGTGCTGTCTTTCATGTGCAGAGCTCGGGCAAACGCGAAGTGACCGGCGCCAACGTGCTGGTTGCAATCTTCAGTGAGCAAGAGAGTCAGGCGGTGTTCCTGCTGAAACAGCAGAGCGTTGCACGCATTGATGTCGTCAACTATATCGCCCATGGCATTTCCAAGGTGCCGGGGCATGGCGATCACTCTGAAGGTGAACAAGATATGCAGGACGACGAGGGCGGTGAGTCTTCTTCTTCAGGCAATCCGCTGGATGCTTATGCCAGCAACCTCAACGAACTCGCACGTCAGGGCCGGATCGATCCGCTGGTCGGGCGTGAAACGGAAGTCGAGCGTGTCGCGCAGATTCTCGCGCGTCGTCGCAAGAACAATCCGCTGCTGGTGGGCGAGGCGGGCGTGGGTAAAACCGCGATTGCCGAAGGCCTGGCCAAGCGCATTGTCGACAACCAGGTGCCGGACCTGCTGGCCAACAGCGTCGTTTATTCCCTCGATCTCGGCGCCTTGCTCGCAGGCACCAAGTATCGCGGTGATTTCGAGAAGCGCTTCAAGGCGTTGCTCAACGAACTGAAAAAACGTCCGCAGGCGATCCTGTTCATCGACGAGATCCACACCATTATCGGTGCGGGTGCCGCGTCGGGTGGCGTCATGGATGCCTCGAACCTGCTCAAGCCGCTGCTGTCGTCTGGCGACATTCGCTGCATCGGCTCGACCACGTTCCAGGAATTCCGTGGCATCTTCGAGAAAGACCGTGCCCTGGCACGTCGCTTCCAGAAGGTCGATGTGGTCGAGCCATCGGTGGAAGACACCATCGGTATCCTGCGCGGCCTGAAAGGGCGTTTCGAGCAGCACCACAACATCGAATACAGCGATGAGTCGTTGCGCGCCGCTGCAGAACTGGCTTCGCGCTACATCAATGACCGGCATATGCCGGACAAGGCCATCGACGTGATCGACGAGGCGGGCGCCTATCAGCGTCTGCAACCGGTCGAGAAGCGTGTGAAACGCATCGAAGTGCCGCAGGTCGAGGACATCGTAGCGAAGATCGCGCGGATTCCGCCGAAGCACGTCACCAGTTCCGACAAGGAACTGCTGCGTAACCTCGAGCGTGACCTGAAGCTGACGGTGTTTGGTCAGGACGCGGCGATCGATTCGCTGTCGACTGCGATCAAACTGTCCCGTGCCGGCCTCAAGTCGCCGGACAAGCCGGTCGGTTCGTTCCTGTTCGCCGGGCCTACCGGTGTCGGTAAAACCGAGGCTGCGCGCCAATTGGCCAAGGCTCTTGGGATTGAACTGGTTCGCTTCGACATGTCCGAGTACATGGAGCGCCACACCGTATCGCGTCTGATCGGTGCGCCTCCGGGTTATGTCGGTTTCGACCAGGGCGGTCTGCTGACCGAAGCGATCACCAAGCAGCCGCACTGCGTATTGCTGCTCGACGAAATCGAGAAGGCGCATCCGGAAGTCTTCAACCTGCTGCTGCAGGTGATGGACCACGGCACGCTGACCGATAACAACGGGCGCAAGGCGGACTTCCGCAACGTGATCGTGATCATGACCACCAACGCCGGTGCTGAAACGGCGGCGCGTGCTTCGATCGGTTTCACCCATCAGGATCATTCGTCCGATGCGATGGAAGTGATCAAGAAGAGCTTCACGCCGGAATTCCGCAACCGTCTGGATACCATCATTCAGTTTGGTCGCCTCAGTCATGAGGTCATCAAAAGCGTGGTGGACAAGTTCCTCACCGAACTTCAGGCGCAGCTGGAAGACAAGCGTGTGCTTCTGGAAGTTACCGATGCGGCGCGCAGTTGGCTGGCGGCCGGTGGTTACGATTCGGCCATGGGCGCTCGTCCGATGGCGCGTCTGATCCAGGACAAGATCAAGCGTCCGCTGGCGGAGGAGATTCTGTTTGGCGAGCTGGCCGAGCATGGCGGTGTGGTTCACATCGACATCAAGGATGGTGAACTGACGTTTGACTTCGAGACTACGGCGGAAATGGCCTGA
- the clpS gene encoding ATP-dependent Clp protease adapter ClpS, with protein MHAISQIRLTFNQDRPDLHDDDSAGIAVQEAKPALQAPPMYKVVLFNDDYTPMDFVVEVLEVFFNLNRELATKVMLAVHTEGRAVCGVFTRDIAETKAMQVNQYARESQHPLLCEIEKDG; from the coding sequence ATGCATGCAATCAGCCAGATTCGACTAACATTCAATCAGGATCGCCCTGATTTACACGACGACGATTCAGCGGGTATTGCTGTTCAGGAAGCAAAGCCTGCGTTACAGGCGCCGCCGATGTACAAGGTGGTTTTGTTTAATGATGACTACACACCGATGGATTTCGTCGTCGAAGTGCTCGAGGTGTTTTTTAACCTGAATCGCGAGCTGGCGACCAAGGTCATGCTGGCCGTCCACACAGAAGGACGGGCAGTATGTGGAGTGTTTACCCGCGACATCGCCGAGACAAAGGCCATGCAGGTCAACCAGTACGCCAGGGAAAGCCAGCATCCGCTACTCTGTGAAATCGAGAAGGACGGTTAA
- a CDS encoding cold shock domain-containing protein has protein sequence MAVGKVKWFNNAKGFGFINTESREGKDEDGKEIDFFAHYSAIEMDGYKTLKAGQIVKFDIVQGPKGLHATKIQNAEPAKDTVSAAAQHQSVTS, from the coding sequence ATGGCTGTCGGCAAGGTGAAATGGTTCAACAATGCCAAGGGGTTCGGTTTCATCAATACCGAATCCCGCGAGGGGAAGGACGAGGACGGCAAGGAAATCGATTTCTTTGCACACTACTCCGCCATTGAGATGGACGGGTACAAAACCCTCAAAGCCGGGCAAATCGTCAAATTCGATATCGTGCAAGGCCCCAAAGGGCTGCACGCCACAAAAATTCAGAATGCCGAGCCTGCGAAAGATACCGTCTCGGCCGCCGCGCAGCATCAATCAGTGACCAGCTGA
- the icd gene encoding NADP-dependent isocitrate dehydrogenase produces MGYKKIQVPAVGDKITVNADHSLNVPDNPIIPFIEGDGIGVDVSPVMIKVVDAAVAKAYGGKRKISWMEVYAGEKATQVYDQDTWLPQETLDAVKDYVVSIKGPLTTPVGGGIRSLNVALRQQLDLYVCLRPVVWFEGVPSPVKKPGDVDMVIFRENSEDIYAGIEWKAGSPEATKVIKFLKEEMGVTKIRFDQDCGIGIKPVSKEGTKRLVRKALQYVVDNDRKSLTIVHKGNIMKFTEGAFKDWGYEVAKEEFGAELLDGGPWMKFKNPKTGREVIVKDAIADAMLQQILLRPAEYDVIATLNLNGDYLSDALAAEVGGIGIAPGANLSDTVAMFEATHGTAPKYAGKDQVNPGSVILSAEMMLRHLGWTEAADLIIKGTNGAIKAKTVTYDFERLMEGATLVSSSGFGEAIIKHM; encoded by the coding sequence ATGGGTTACAAGAAGATTCAGGTTCCAGCCGTCGGCGACAAAATCACCGTCAACGCAGACCATTCTCTCAATGTCCCTGATAACCCGATCATTCCCTTCATTGAAGGTGACGGCATTGGCGTCGACGTCAGCCCTGTGATGATCAAAGTGGTTGATGCTGCCGTGGCCAAGGCCTACGGGGGCAAGCGCAAGATTTCCTGGATGGAGGTTTATGCTGGCGAAAAAGCAACTCAAGTTTATGACCAGGACACCTGGCTGCCCCAGGAAACCCTGGACGCCGTTAAAGATTACGTGGTTTCCATCAAGGGCCCGCTGACCACTCCGGTCGGTGGCGGCATCCGCTCTCTCAACGTTGCCCTGCGTCAGCAGCTCGATCTCTATGTCTGCCTACGCCCTGTGGTGTGGTTCGAAGGCGTACCGAGCCCGGTGAAAAAGCCTGGCGATGTCGATATGGTGATCTTTCGCGAGAACTCCGAAGACATCTATGCCGGTATCGAATGGAAGGCTGGCTCTCCTGAAGCTACCAAGGTCATCAAGTTCCTGAAAGAAGAAATGGGCGTCACCAAGATCCGTTTTGACCAGGATTGCGGCATCGGCATCAAGCCTGTTTCGAAAGAAGGCACCAAGCGTCTGGTGCGCAAGGCCCTGCAATACGTGGTGGACAACGACCGCAAGTCGCTGACCATCGTGCACAAGGGCAACATCATGAAATTCACCGAAGGTGCCTTCAAGGACTGGGGCTACGAGGTGGCGAAGGAAGAATTCGGTGCCGAGCTGCTCGATGGCGGCCCATGGATGAAATTCAAGAACCCGAAAACCGGCCGCGAAGTCATCGTCAAGGACGCCATCGCCGACGCCATGCTCCAGCAGATCCTGCTGCGTCCGGCCGAATACGATGTGATCGCCACCCTCAACCTCAACGGTGACTACCTGTCCGACGCCCTGGCGGCGGAAGTGGGCGGTATCGGTATCGCGCCGGGTGCCAACTTGTCCGACACCGTGGCCATGTTCGAGGCGACCCACGGCACCGCGCCGAAATATGCCGGCAAGGACCAGGTCAACCCGGGTTCGGTGATCCTGTCGGCCGAGATGATGCTGCGCCACCTGGGCTGGACCGAGGCGGCTGACCTGATCATCAAGGGCACCAATGGCGCGATCAAGGCCAAGACCGTGACCTACGACTTCGAACGTCTGATGGAAGGCGCCACGCTGGTGTCTTCTTCGGGCTTCGGTGAGGCGATCATCAAACACATGTAA